Proteins encoded by one window of Arachis hypogaea cultivar Tifrunner chromosome 1, arahy.Tifrunner.gnm2.J5K5, whole genome shotgun sequence:
- the LOC112803131 gene encoding uncharacterized protein: MASGWVKSLHCKSRAFEDVYHPTPSKILIPSASCRRSFQTIKEMVDIPKPMPKPKPMPKPMPRSRKNKNSLLEKHPSSRYPASTKPELDTALGPKASMNRSQSTAATSARPVTELPDGHPSRNVVEIIFHTSWGPKPFPGRVEVIFKIQNGARTVSRFEEFREGVKARAAACSAGLMGEEGSNWEKENARCVADGNEVMRFQCLGPTEDGAAAVWSFPERKGSIICTFSGSGGAHESAGGGRGRRAMLVCRVVAGRVSKQLGIADSGLEKRVGFDSVSGENGELLVFDSRAVLPCFLIIYRL; encoded by the coding sequence ATGGCAAGTGGATGGGTGAAATCGTTGCATTGCAAGTCAAGAGCATTTGAAGATGTTTACCATCCTACCCCCAGCAAAATATTGATACCCAGTGCTAGCTGCAGGAGGAGCTTCCAGACCATTAAAGAAATGGTTGATATTCCAAAGCCCATGCCGAAGCCCAAGCCCATGCCAAAGCCCATGCCGAGGTCAAGGAAAAACAAGAATAGTCTTCTTGAGAAGCATCCGAGTTCGAGATACCCGGCGTCGACCAAGCCCGAATTGGACACAGCTTTGGGTCCGAAGGCTTCCATGAACCGCTCGCAGAGCACTGCAGCCACGTCAGCAAGGCCCGTGACAGAGCTGCCCGACGGGCATCCTTCGAGGAATGTAGTGGAGATTATATTTCACACGAGTTGGGGCCCAAAACCGTTCCCGGGCCGTGTGGAGGTGATATTCAAGATCCAGAACGGGGCCCGGACGGTTTCGCGGTTTGAGGAGTTTCGCGAGGGTGTTAAGGCCCGGGCCGCGGCATGTTCTGCAGGCCTGATGGGCGAGGAAGGGAGCAACTGGGAGAAGGAGAATGCGCGGTGCGTGGCGGACGGGAATGAGGTTATGCGGTTCCAATGCTTGGGTCCCACGGAGGACGGCGCCGCCGCGGTGTGGTCGTTTCCGGAGAGGAAGGGCTCGATAATCTGCACGTTTTCCGGCAGTGGTGGTGCACACGAGAGCGCCGGCGGCGGCAGGGGAAGGAGGGCGATGCTCGTTTGCCGGGTAGTTGCGGGTCGGGTCTCGAAGCAACTCGGGATCGCTGACTCGGGGTTGGAGAAGCGAGTTGGGTTTGACTCGGTGAGTGGGGAAAACGGCGAGTTGTTAGTGTTCGACTCGCGGGCCGTGTTGCCCTGTTTTCTTATTATTTACAGATTGTAA
- the LOC140183944 gene encoding uncharacterized protein yields MRSTVCLEDVKLLENMRLCIKIKNEFMINWDGLRTTDKERVLVLAATNRPFDPDETVIRRLPRRYFLAEIEELEQKSNSKTEKALQMLSKSDLLALGRAFQELQKSKWSALNGYKKLTSRAFHQCIIVYNLLRIERPKTGV; encoded by the exons ATGAG GTCGACAGTATGTTTGGAAGACGTGAAACTCCTGGAGaacatgagattatgcatcaaaATAAAGAATGAGTTCATGATAAATTGGGATGGTTTGCGAACAACAGATAAAGAGCGTGTACTTGTTCTCGCTGCTACAAATAGGCCCTTTGATCCTGATGAGACTGTTATTAGGAGGCTTCCAAGAAG gtattttctggctgaaattgaggagttggagcagaagtctaattcaaagacagagaaagcactacagatgttgtccaaatctgacctccttgcactcggaagagcttttcaggagctacagaagtccaaatggagcgctcttaaTGGCTATAAAAAGCttacttctagagctttccatcaatgtataatagtttataatttGCTTCGGATtgaaaggcccaaaactggcgtctaa